The region TATTGCGCAGTTGCATCAGCTGGGTAATGGATTCGTGCATCAGCTCAATGGCGTTCACACCGCGTGAAGGATCGCTGGAGTGGCCTGACTGACCCTGAATACGAATCACGTTCGACAGATGGCCTTTGTGCGCGCGCACTGGCTTCAGTGAGGTCGGCTCACCAATGATGGCGCAATCCGGACGCAGCTGAGTGGATTCGGAAAAGTACTTTGCACCGGCCATGGTGGTTTCTTCATCGGCGGTGGCGAGGATGTACAGTGGCTTGCTCAGTTTGGTCACGTCAACGTCACGCAGCGCATCCAGAATAAAAGCAAAGAAACCTTTCATATCTGCGGTACCCAAACCGTACAGCTTGTTGTCGTGCTCGGTCAGGGTGAAAGGATCGCGCGTCCAGCGGCCATCATCATACGGAACGGTGTCCGTATGACCGGCCAGCAGCAGGCCACCCGCACCCAAGCCGCTGCGTGCCAGCATGTTGAATTTATGACGCGTCCCCGGGACTGGCTGGACTTCAACACTGAAGCCTAAATCGCGGAACCAGCCCGCCAGCAAATTGATTAAAGTTTCATTGCTCTGATCCAGCGCGCTGTCGGTGGCGCTGATCGATGGTGTGGCAATCAGCTGGCGGTAGAGTTCGATAAAAGGTGGTAATTTTGTCTTCACTGTTGACGGTCCTTGGGTTAGGATGTATCAATATTCATGCATTAATAGTGAATAAAAATACAATAACGTCGCTTGCAAGTGAAGAGTAAAATCATCTGCAAACGGCATCGTGGGCAACGGGGCAAAGCCGCGACCCGGAATGAGTGACTGTAAAAAGGGTTACAGCCTGATGTTGAATACGCTGATCGTTGGTGCCAGTGGTTATGCTGGCGTAGAGCTTGCCACTTACCTGAATCGCCATCCGCATATGAACATAACCGCTTTGGCGGTTTCAGCGCAAAGCCCGGACGCCGGAAAATTACTCTCCGATCTGCATCCGCAGCTGAAAGGCATTGTCGATTTGCCGCTGCAGCCGCTGAGTGAGGCTTCCGAGTGGGCAGACAAAGTCGATGTGGTGTTCCTCGCGACCGCGCATGAAGTCAGCCACGATCTGGCACCCGAATTCCTCAAAGCAGGCTGTGTGGTGTTCGACCTTTCCGGTGCGTTCCGTGTCAACGATGATGCTTTCTATACTCAATATTATGGTTTCAGCCATCAGCATCAGGATTGGCTGGATAAAGCCGTATACGGCCTGGCCGAATGGCAGCATGATAAAATCAAAGATGCGCAGCTGGTGGCGGTACCCGGTTGTTATCCCACGGCGGCGCAGCTGTCGTTAAAACCACTGGTCGAAGCGGGACTGCTTAACGATGCACAATGGCCGGTGATCAATGCTACCAGTGGTGTGAGCGGGGCAGGGCGTAAAGCCAACGTCGGCACCAGCTTCTGCGAAGTGAGCCTGCAGCCGTATGGCTTGTTCAACCATCGTCATCATCCTGAGATCGTGGCACACCTCGGTACGCCCGTGATCTTCACCCCGCATCTGGGCAGCTTCCCGCGCGGAATTCTTTCGACCACCACCTGCCGCCTGAAAGCAGGCGTGACGCAGCAGGATGTGGCAGTTGCCTTCCATAAGGCGTATCACGACAAACCCTTGGTTCGCGTGTATGAAAAAGGTGTGCCGGCGCTGAAAGCAGTCGTCGGTTTACCGTTCTGCGATATCGGTTTTGCCATGCAAGGCGAACATCTGATTGTGGTGGCTGCCGAAGATAACCTGTTGAAAGGCGCCTCTTCGCAGGCGGTTCAATGCTTAAACATTCGTTTCGGCTTCCCCGAAACGCTGTCACTGATTTAACGGACGGAAACTGCCATGAATCCATTAATCATTAAACTGGGCGGCGTGCTGCTGGATAGCGAAGAAGCGCTGGCCCGCTTGTTTGATGCGCTGCTGGCCTACCGCAATGAACATCAGCGTCCGCTGATCATTGTGCACGGCGGCGGCTGCCTGGTTGACGAGCTGATGAAGAAGCTCGCTCTGCCAGTGAAAAAGAAGAACGGTTTGCGCGTGACGCCAGCCGATCAGATTGACATTATTACTGGTGCCCTGGCGGGTACAGCGAACAAGACCTTGCTGGCCTGGGCGAAGAAGTATGGCATTGGTGCCGTTGGCTTATGCCTCGGTGATGCGGGGCTGGTGAACGTGGCGCAGTTCGACGAGGAACTAGGCCATGTGGGCAACGCGACGCCAGGTAATCCAGCGCTGGTAAATACCTTGTTGAGCGCGGGCTATATGCCGGTGATCAGCTCCATCGGTATTACTGACGGCGGCGATCTGATGAACGTCAACGCTGACCAGGCGGCGACCGCGCTGGCTGCGACCATTGGTGCTGATTTAGTACTGCTTTCAGATGTCAGCGGTATTCTCGATGGCAAAGGTCAACGCATCGAAGAGATGACGGCCGAGAAAGCACAGCAGCTGATCGATCAGGGCATTATTACTGATGGCATGATCGTTAAAGTGAACGCGGCACTCGATGCCGCACGTACTTTAGGTCGTCCGGTTGATATCGCCAGCTGGCGCCATGCTGAACAGCTGCCAACCCTTTTCAACGGCGTGTCGATTGGCACCCGGATTCTCGCATAATCAAGGATTTAAGACATGAGCACGCAAAACATCAAAAAAATCGTTCTGGCCTATTCTGGCGGTCTGGATACTTCGGCCATCATTCCATGGTTGAAAGAGAATTACGGCGGTTGTGAAGTGGTGGCATTCGTGGCCAACATTGGCCAGGACCCAGCCGATCTGGAAGGCGTTGAGAAGAAGGCGCTGCAGTCTGGTGCATCGGAGTGTCACGTTGCTGACCTGCGTGAAGAGTTCATCAGTGAATACGTTTATCCCGTGCTGCAAACCGGTGCGCTGTACGAAGGCACTTACCTGCTGGGCACCTCAATGGCTCGTCCTATCATCGCGAAAGCGCAGGTTGAACTGGCGCTGAAAGTGGGTGCAGATGCGCTGTGCCACGGTGCGACCGGTAAAGGTAATGACCAGGTGCGTTTCGAAACCACCTATACCGCACTGGCACCACAGCTGAAAGTGGTTGCGCCATGGCGTGAGTGGGATCTGCGTTCACGTGAAGCGCTGCTGGATTACCTGAAAGTGCGTAACATCCCAACTACGGCATCACTGGAAAAAATCTACAGCCGTGATGAGAACGCGTGGCACATCTCTACTGAAGGTGGCGTGCTGGAAAGCCCAGCGAATGCACCGAACAAAGATTGCTGGGTGTGGACCGTTGATCCACTGGAAGCGCCAGATCAGCCAGAGAACGTCACCGTGACCGTTGAGAAAGGTCGTGTGGTGGCGGTAAATGGCGAGAAGCTGAGCCCGTTCCAGTGTCTGGAAAAACTGAACGTGCTGGGCGCAAAACACGGTGTGGGTCGTATCGACATCGTGGAAAACCGTCTGGTCGGTATCAAATCTCGTGGCTGCTATGAAACCCCTGGCGGCACCATTATGGTCAACGCGCTGCGTGCGGTTGAGCAGCTGGTACTGGATCGTGATAGCTTCAAATGGCGTGAGCAGCTGGGCCACGAAATGTCATACGTGGTTTACGATGGCCGCTGGTTTGCGCCGCTGCGTAAATCTATCCAGGCTGCTGCCGAATCCCTGGCAGAAGAGGTGAATGGCGAAGTGGTCCTGCAGCTGTATAAAGGCCACGCCACTGCGATTCAGAAAACCTCGGCGAACAGCCTGTACTCTGAAGAGTTCGCCACCTTCGGCGAAGACGAAGTGTACGATCACAGCCACGCGGGCGGCTTCATCCGTCTGTTCTCTCTCTCTTCACGCATTCGTGCACTGAACGAGCAGAAGAAGTAATACCGCAGCAGATAACACATTTTGCAAGGGCGGCTTCGGGCCGCCCTTTCTTTAACAGAATTCAGGAGTATGAGAGATGGCACTTTGGGGCGGACGTTTTTCGCAGGCAGCAGATCAACGGTTCAAACAGTTTAATGACTCACTGCGTTTTGACTATCGTCTGGCGGAGCAGGACATCACCGGTTCGATAGCGTGGTCAAAAGCGCTGGTGACCGTCAATGTGCTGAGCAACGAAGAGCAGCAGCAACTGGACGTCGCATTGAATGAACTGCTGGCAGAAGTGCGCGCCAATCCAGAACAGATTCTGCAAAGCGATGCCGAAGATATCCATAGCTGGGTCGAGGGCAAGCTGATCGACAAAGTGGGTGCCCTGGGCAAAAAACTGCACACCGGCCGTAGCCGTAACGACCAGGTGGCTACCGATCTGAAACTATGGTGCAAAGAGCAGGTTGCAGTATTACTGGATGCGACGCGTGAGCTGCAATCGGCCTTGGTCGCGACGGCAGAAGCCAACCAAGACGCAGTGATGCCAGGCTATACGCACCTGCAGCGTGCGCAGCCGGTGACCTTTGCACACTGGTGCCTCGCCTATGTAGAAATGCTGGCGCGTGATGAAAGCCGTCTGCAGGATACGCTGAAGCGCTTAGACGTGAGCCCGCTGGGCTGTGGCGCACTGGCCGGTACCGCGTATGAAATCGATCGCCAGCAGCTGGCGGGTTGGTTAGGCTTCGCATCTGCCACACGCAACAGCCTCGATACCGTGTCTGATCGTGACCACGTGCTGGAGCTGTTGTCGGATGCCTCAATCGGTATGATTCACCTTTCACGTTTCGCAGAAGACCTGATTTTCTTCAACACTGGCGAAGCGGGCTTCCTTGAGCTGTCTGACAAAGTGACGTCAGGCTCATCACTGATGCCGCAGAAAAAGAACCCGGATGCACTGGAACTGATTCGCGGCAAATGTGGCCGTGTACAAGGCGCACTGACCGGCATGATGATGACACTGAAAGGCTTGCCGCTCGCCTACAACAAAGACATGCAGGAAGACAAAGAAGGCCTGTTCGATGCACTCGATACCTGGGTTGATTGTCTGCACATGTCGGTACTGGTGCTGGACGGCATTCAGGTGAAACGCCCACGTTGCCAGGAAGCAGCAGAGCAGGGCTACGCTAACTCCACGGAGCTGGCGGACTATCTGGTGGCCAAAGGCGTTCCGTTCCGTGAAGCGCACCACATTGTCGGTGAAACCGTGGTTGAAGCGATCAAGCAGGGCGTGGCGCTGGAAGCGTTAAGCCTGGCGCAATTGAAGCAGTTCAGTGCGGTGATTGAGGATGACGTCTACCCGATTCTGTCGCTGCAATCCTGCCTCGACAAGCGTAATGCACAGGGCGGTGTGTCGCCTCAGCAAGTCGCATTTGCCATCGCTGAAGCGAAAAAGCGTTTGGCATAAAAAAAGAGCGGGCTCCTTTTCGGTAGCCCGCCAACCTCTAGCTTCAGAAATACATATTGTTATAGGCACATCATCAAGGGCTGGCACTCCCGGCCAACACTATGATTTTTCGAGCTCATCGCAGGTGATGCTCGATGTCATCTCAACTTCATTTTCAACATTGCTTGCTATGGCCGGTATTATTCCTGTTCATCGCTTGATAGGGCTAATCGTTCATTGCTATTCTATCTATCGCCACGGGCTATCGTGGTTTGGAGGAAATCAATGAACATTCGTGATCTGGAGTATCTGGTTTCGCTTGCGGAGCATCGCCATTTCCGGCGTGCAGCTGATGCTTGTCATGTCAGCCAACCTACCTTAAGCGGGCAGATTCGTAAGCTGGAAGATGAGCTCGGTGTGATGCTGCTGGAGCGAACCAGCCGGAAGGTGTTATTTACCCAGGCTGGATTGTTGCTGGTGGATCAGGCGCGAACCGTGCTGCGCGAAGTGAAAGTGCTGAAGGAAATGGCGAGTCAGCAGGGCGAGGCGATGTCCGGTCCGCTGCATATTGGCCTGATTCCGACAACGGGCCCGTATTTGTTGCCGCAAATCATCCCAATGCTGCACCAGACTTTCCCCAAACTCGAAATGTACCTGCATGAAGCGCAGACGCAGCAACTGCTGGCACAGCTCGATAGCGGCAAACTGGATTGTGCCATTCTGGCGCTGGTGAAAGAGAGCGAAGCCTTTATTGAGGTGCCGCTGTTTGACGAGCCGATGAAGCTGGCGATCTACAAGGATCATCCATGGCACGATCGCGATCGTGTGCCGATGTCTGATCTGGCGGGTGAAAAGCTGCTGATGCTGGAAGATGGCCACTGCTTACGTGATCAAGCCATGGGCTTCTGCTTTGAAGCCGGTGCGGATGAAGATACCCATTTCCGCGCAACCAGCCTGGAAACGCTACGCAACATGGTCGCGGCAGGAAGCGGTATTACTTTGCTGCCATCGCTGGCGGTGCCGAATGAGCGTGTGCGAGATGGCGTGTGCTATTTGCCGTGCTACAAGCCGGTGCCACAACGCACGATTGCTCTGGTATATCGTCCAGGATCACCTCTGCGCAGCCGCTATGAGCAGCTGGCAGAAGCAATCAAAACCCATATGCAGGGTTATCTGGATACGTCGTTAAAACAGGCGGTTTAAGCCGTTGAGCGCCGCAACGCGATAGGCCTCGGCCATTGTCGGATAGTTGAAGGTGGTATTCACGAAATACTCAATCGTGTTGCCGCCGTTCTTCTGCTCCATGATGGCTTGCCCGATGTGAATAATTTCTGCTGCACGCTCGCCAAAGCAGTGAATGCCCAAAATCTCTTTGGTTTCACGATGGAACAGAATCTTCAGGCTGCCCACGTGCATCCCCACAATCTGCGCACGAGCCAGATGTTTAAACTGCGCACGACCCACTTCATAAGGCACTTTCATCGCGGTTAACTGCTGCTCGGTTTTACCCACTGAGCTGATTTCCGGAATGGTATAAATCCCGGTGGGAATATCTTCGATCAGATGTGCAGTGGCTTCACCTTTAATGATCGCCTGCGCGGCAATACGGCCCTGATCGTAAGCGGCGGAAGCCAGACTCGGATAACCAATCACGTCGCCAACGGCATAGATGTGCGGTTGAGCAGTCTGGTACATGCTATTCACTTTCAGCAGACCACGACCATCGGCTTCTAACCCGACATTTTCCAGCGCCAGTGAATCCGTGTTACCGGTACGACCGTTAGCGTACAGCAGGCAGTCCGCTTTCACTTTTTTGCCTGACTTCAGGTGCATGATCACGCCGTCACTCACACCTTCAATCTTCTCAAACTCTTCGTTGTGACGAATCACCACGCCGCTGTTCCAGAAGTGGTAGGAGAGCGAATCTGACATTTCCTGATCGAGGAACGCCAGCAAACGATCGCGCGTGTTAATCAAATCAACTTTGACGTTCAGGCCACGGAAAATCGACGCGTATTCACAACCAATCACACCGGCACCGTAGATAATCACATGGCCAGGTTCATGATGCAGGTTGAGGATGGAGTCGGAATCGTAAATGCGTGGGTGCGTAAAGTCGACGTCGGCAGGATGATAAGGACGTGAACCGCACGCAATCACGAATTTTTCTGCGGTTAGGCGTTCGCGGGTGCCATCGGGCTGTTCAACTTCGATAGTGTTGGCATCAACAAAATGGGCATCGCCCTGATAAATCTCACAACGGTTGCGTTCGTAAAATCCCTGCCGCATGGCCGTTTGCTGACTGATAACGTTTTCGGTGTGATTCAGAATGTCAGCAAATGAGGAGCGCAGGAGTCGGGTGTGATCGCTATAAAGAGGGTTTTGATTGAACTCGATAATACGGCTGACAGCGTGACGTAGAGCTTTGGAGGGGATGGTCCCCCAGTGAGTACAACCGCCGCCGATATTATGGTAGCGTTCGATCACTGCAATGCGCGCTCCCTGCTTCACCAGGCCCATTGCCGCACCTTCGCCGCCTGGACCTGAGCCAATCACAATGGCATCGTAATCGTAAGACTTTTGCATACCAGTACGTCCTATTTTTCTATCACATTTTTACAACGAGATTCTAACATCTCACCGCGCACATCTGAATTCTAACAGCGAAAAATCCCCAGTTTTGACAAAGCGTGAGGTACACAGGCGGTCACAAACTTTGCGCCACTGTACGCTGAAAAGTTTGTTATAGTGCCTTCCAGATCACTCAAAAGGCCGGGAAAATGGGCGTCAGGGCGCAACAGAAAGAACGTACAAGACGTACGCTGATTGAAGCAGCCTTCAGTCAGTTAAGTGCAGAAAGGAGTTTTGCCAGCCTGAGTTTGCGTGAAGTTGCGCGTGAAGCCGGGATTGCACCGACCTCGTTTTATCGTCACTTTAAAGATGTGGATGAACTGGGTCTGACCATGGTCGACGAAAGCGGCCTGATGTTACGCCAGTTGATGCGTCAGGCACGCCAGCGCATTGCCAAAGGCGGCAGCATCATCAAGACCTCCGTTTCCACATTTATGGAATTTATCGGGAACAATCCCAACGCTTTTCGTCTCTTACTACGCGAGCGCTCCGGAACATCGGCCGCGTTCCGTGCCGCAGTTGCGCGAGAGATTCAGCACTTTATTGCTGAGCTCGCTGATTACCTTGAGCTGGAAAATCGCATGCCGCGCAGCTTTACCGAAGCGCAAGCCGAAGCCATGGTGACAATCGTGTTCAGCGCCGGTGCGGAAGCGCTGGATGTGGATATCGAACAGCGTCGCAAGCTGGAAGATCGCCTGGTGCTGCAATTGCGTATGATCGCTAAAGGCGCTTATTACTGGTATCGCCGGGAGCAGGAACGTCTGGCGGTTACCCTGGAAAAACCCGAAGAGTAATGTGATAAGGATAATGAAATGATTGAGCAAAACCCTCGCGATAAAGGAACCCTGTTACTGGCTTTTATCACCGGTTTAGCGATCAACGGCTCCTTTTCGGTGCTGTTCAGTACGTTTGTGCCTTTTTCGATATTTCCGCTGATCGCCCTTGGCCTCGCGGCCTGGTGTCTGCATCAGCGTTACCTTAACCGCAACATGCCCGATGGCATGCCTTCACTGGCTGCGGCGTTTTTCCTATTGGGTATTTTGGTGTACAGCGCGCTGGTTCGCGCTGAATATCCGGATATCGGTTCCAACTTCATTCCGACCATCCTGATGGTGGCACTGGTGTTCTGGATTGCCACGCGCTTCCGCCGCGCCAGGAACAAGAGCTAAATACAACAACGGGAACCGCAGGGTTCCCGTTTTGTTTTACGCTTTACGCGTGAGCCAGACACCGCATTCCATATGATGGGTGTAGGGGAACTGGTCAAACAGCGCCAGCCGCGACACGTCATGCGTTTCACTTAGCGTGGCGAGGTTATCGCACAGAGTTTGCGGATTGCAGGAGATATAAAGAATGCGCGGATACGCCTGCACCATCTTCACGGTTTCCTCATCGAGTCCACTGCGTGGTGGGTCGACAAAGATGGTCTCGCACTGATAGCTCTTCAGGTCGATCCCTTCCAGGCGATTAAAGCTGCGTACGCCATTCATCGCCTGCGTAAACTCTTCCGCCGCCATGCGGATAATCTGCACGTTAGCGATATGGTTGGCGGCAATGTTGTACTGCGCTGAGGCCACAGATGGCTTGGCGATCTCGGTTGCCAGTACACGATGGAAGTTACGCGCCAGCGCCAACGAGAAGTTGCCGTTGCCGCAGTAAAGTTCCAGTAGGTCACCACGCGAACCTTTGGTCACATCCAGCGCCCATTCCAGCATTTGAATGTTCATCGCCGCATTAGGCTGAGTGAAGCTGTTCTCTACCTGACGGTAAATCATCTCTTTGCCCGCTACAGGCAGGCATTCATCAACGTAATCGCGATCGAGGCAGATTTTGGTTTTGGTCGCACGACCAATCAGCTGCACATCAATACCTTCGGCACGCAGCTTGTCACGCAGTATCGTGGCGGCTTCTGTCCACTCCGCTTCCAGCTTGCGGTGGTAAAGCAGCGAGATCACAATCTGATTGCTCATGGTCGACAGGTAGTCAATCTGGAACAGCTTGAAACGCAGCACCGGGTTATCACGGATCGCGTCGATCAGCTTTGGCATCAACTGATTGATCAATTCGCTCGCCGCTGGGAATTGATCCACACGGATGCGCTGCTTGGTCTCTTGATCAAAGATGATGTGATACAGATCGTCGCCATCATGCCAGATGCGGAATTCGGCGCGCATACGATAGTGGCTGACCGGTGAGCGGAACACCTCCACGTCAGGCGCGGCAAAGGGCACCATCATCGCCTGTAAACGGCTGACTTTTTCCGCCAGTTGCGCGTCGTATTGTTCAATTGGGAGTTGTTCGGGTGTCATCGTTCATCCTGGTAATAAGCCTGCTTGCCGGGCGATTGTAGGCATTCACCTGCTGATGTCCAGTTCTGTGAAAAGATGATGGCGAGCAGTCTGGATTCGCGGCCTGCTTAACCGTAGACTGCGACAGCCGGCCTCCTTGAGTTAAAAGGGAATCCAGTGTGAATCTGGAGCTGACGCGCAGCGGTAAAAGAATGTCATGGTGATGGTATCGACAAACACTGTCCTGCGGGATGGGAAGTTTTTCACCATTTATGATTCTCAGCCCGAAGACCTGCCGGTGTGTCGTCGCAATCACTACAACTATCGCGTGCTATCGGTTGTAGGCCTGCGGCATCCTGCTTCGTCTTTTGGATGCTTACAACAATGAATAAAAGCAAAACTACGCTGTGTGCCTTCAGTGCAACGGCGCTTTCACTCTGGGCTGCGTATGGCTACGCTCAGGATGATGATACGCAAATCGTCACCGCTAACCGTTTCGCCCAGCCGGTTTCATCGGTGCTGGCGCCAACCACCGTTGTCACCCGTGAAGAAATCGATCGCTGGCAGGCAAAAAGCCTGACTGATGTGATGCGCCGTTTACCGGGCGTGGATATCGCGCAGAATGGTGGCCTTGGTCAATCCAGCTCAATGTTCATTCGCGGTACCAACTCCAGCCATGTGCTGGTGCTGATTGACGGTATTCGTCTCAATCAGGCGGGTATTTCTGGTTCATCTGACCTGAGCCAGATTCCGCTGTCACTGGTGCAGCGCATTGAATATATCCGTGGCGCGCGTTCAGCGGTTTATGGTTCGGATGCGATTGGCGGGGTGGTGAACATTATTACCGGCCGCGATAAAGCAGGTACCACGTTGACGGCGGGTGTCGGTTCCAATGGCTACCAAAGTTACGATGGTTCCACGCAGCAAATGCTGGGCGATGCCACAAAACTCACCATGGCGGGTAATTATACCTACACCAAGGGTTACGACGTGGTGGCCAACTTGCCTGACGTTTACGGCGATCCCGCGCAGAAAGATCGCGATGGTTTTATGAGTAAATCGATATACGGTTCACTGGAGCATCAGTTTAGTGATGAACTGAGTGGCTTTGTGCGTGGTTATGGTTTTGATAATCGCACGGCTTACGACGGTACCTATAGCTATGACAGTAGTTTCAATCTTCTGGGATTAGCTGATACACGCCAACTCTACAGCCAGACCTGGGATACCGGGCTGCGATTCAACCATGACATCTATTCAACTCAGTTAATTGCCAGCTATAGCCGCAGTAAAGACTATAACTATGATCCACGTGTCGGCCGATATGGCCC is a window of Pantoea rwandensis DNA encoding:
- the trmA gene encoding tRNA (uridine(54)-C5)-methyltransferase TrmA — its product is MTPEQLPIEQYDAQLAEKVSRLQAMMVPFAAPDVEVFRSPVSHYRMRAEFRIWHDGDDLYHIIFDQETKQRIRVDQFPAASELINQLMPKLIDAIRDNPVLRFKLFQIDYLSTMSNQIVISLLYHRKLEAEWTEAATILRDKLRAEGIDVQLIGRATKTKICLDRDYVDECLPVAGKEMIYRQVENSFTQPNAAMNIQMLEWALDVTKGSRGDLLELYCGNGNFSLALARNFHRVLATEIAKPSVASAQYNIAANHIANVQIIRMAAEEFTQAMNGVRSFNRLEGIDLKSYQCETIFVDPPRSGLDEETVKMVQAYPRILYISCNPQTLCDNLATLSETHDVSRLALFDQFPYTHHMECGVWLTRKA
- the argC gene encoding N-acetyl-gamma-glutamyl-phosphate reductase, with the protein product MLNTLIVGASGYAGVELATYLNRHPHMNITALAVSAQSPDAGKLLSDLHPQLKGIVDLPLQPLSEASEWADKVDVVFLATAHEVSHDLAPEFLKAGCVVFDLSGAFRVNDDAFYTQYYGFSHQHQDWLDKAVYGLAEWQHDKIKDAQLVAVPGCYPTAAQLSLKPLVEAGLLNDAQWPVINATSGVSGAGRKANVGTSFCEVSLQPYGLFNHRHHPEIVAHLGTPVIFTPHLGSFPRGILSTTTCRLKAGVTQQDVAVAFHKAYHDKPLVRVYEKGVPALKAVVGLPFCDIGFAMQGEHLIVVAAEDNLLKGASSQAVQCLNIRFGFPETLSLI
- the sthA gene encoding Si-specific NAD(P)(+) transhydrogenase — encoded protein: MQKSYDYDAIVIGSGPGGEGAAMGLVKQGARIAVIERYHNIGGGCTHWGTIPSKALRHAVSRIIEFNQNPLYSDHTRLLRSSFADILNHTENVISQQTAMRQGFYERNRCEIYQGDAHFVDANTIEVEQPDGTRERLTAEKFVIACGSRPYHPADVDFTHPRIYDSDSILNLHHEPGHVIIYGAGVIGCEYASIFRGLNVKVDLINTRDRLLAFLDQEMSDSLSYHFWNSGVVIRHNEEFEKIEGVSDGVIMHLKSGKKVKADCLLYANGRTGNTDSLALENVGLEADGRGLLKVNSMYQTAQPHIYAVGDVIGYPSLASAAYDQGRIAAQAIIKGEATAHLIEDIPTGIYTIPEISSVGKTEQQLTAMKVPYEVGRAQFKHLARAQIVGMHVGSLKILFHRETKEILGIHCFGERAAEIIHIGQAIMEQKNGGNTIEYFVNTTFNYPTMAEAYRVAALNGLNRLF
- the fabR gene encoding HTH-type transcriptional repressor FabR; its protein translation is MGVRAQQKERTRRTLIEAAFSQLSAERSFASLSLREVAREAGIAPTSFYRHFKDVDELGLTMVDESGLMLRQLMRQARQRIAKGGSIIKTSVSTFMEFIGNNPNAFRLLLRERSGTSAAFRAAVAREIQHFIAELADYLELENRMPRSFTEAQAEAMVTIVFSAGAEALDVDIEQRRKLEDRLVLQLRMIAKGAYYWYRREQERLAVTLEKPEE
- the oxyR gene encoding DNA-binding transcriptional regulator OxyR, encoding MNIRDLEYLVSLAEHRHFRRAADACHVSQPTLSGQIRKLEDELGVMLLERTSRKVLFTQAGLLLVDQARTVLREVKVLKEMASQQGEAMSGPLHIGLIPTTGPYLLPQIIPMLHQTFPKLEMYLHEAQTQQLLAQLDSGKLDCAILALVKESEAFIEVPLFDEPMKLAIYKDHPWHDRDRVPMSDLAGEKLLMLEDGHCLRDQAMGFCFEAGADEDTHFRATSLETLRNMVAAGSGITLLPSLAVPNERVRDGVCYLPCYKPVPQRTIALVYRPGSPLRSRYEQLAEAIKTHMQGYLDTSLKQAV
- the argB gene encoding acetylglutamate kinase — translated: MNPLIIKLGGVLLDSEEALARLFDALLAYRNEHQRPLIIVHGGGCLVDELMKKLALPVKKKNGLRVTPADQIDIITGALAGTANKTLLAWAKKYGIGAVGLCLGDAGLVNVAQFDEELGHVGNATPGNPALVNTLLSAGYMPVISSIGITDGGDLMNVNADQAATALAATIGADLVLLSDVSGILDGKGQRIEEMTAEKAQQLIDQGIITDGMIVKVNAALDAARTLGRPVDIASWRHAEQLPTLFNGVSIGTRILA
- the argH gene encoding argininosuccinate lyase; its protein translation is MALWGGRFSQAADQRFKQFNDSLRFDYRLAEQDITGSIAWSKALVTVNVLSNEEQQQLDVALNELLAEVRANPEQILQSDAEDIHSWVEGKLIDKVGALGKKLHTGRSRNDQVATDLKLWCKEQVAVLLDATRELQSALVATAEANQDAVMPGYTHLQRAQPVTFAHWCLAYVEMLARDESRLQDTLKRLDVSPLGCGALAGTAYEIDRQQLAGWLGFASATRNSLDTVSDRDHVLELLSDASIGMIHLSRFAEDLIFFNTGEAGFLELSDKVTSGSSLMPQKKNPDALELIRGKCGRVQGALTGMMMTLKGLPLAYNKDMQEDKEGLFDALDTWVDCLHMSVLVLDGIQVKRPRCQEAAEQGYANSTELADYLVAKGVPFREAHHIVGETVVEAIKQGVALEALSLAQLKQFSAVIEDDVYPILSLQSCLDKRNAQGGVSPQQVAFAIAEAKKRLA
- a CDS encoding argininosuccinate synthase; translation: MSTQNIKKIVLAYSGGLDTSAIIPWLKENYGGCEVVAFVANIGQDPADLEGVEKKALQSGASECHVADLREEFISEYVYPVLQTGALYEGTYLLGTSMARPIIAKAQVELALKVGADALCHGATGKGNDQVRFETTYTALAPQLKVVAPWREWDLRSREALLDYLKVRNIPTTASLEKIYSRDENAWHISTEGGVLESPANAPNKDCWVWTVDPLEAPDQPENVTVTVEKGRVVAVNGEKLSPFQCLEKLNVLGAKHGVGRIDIVENRLVGIKSRGCYETPGGTIMVNALRAVEQLVLDRDSFKWREQLGHEMSYVVYDGRWFAPLRKSIQAAAESLAEEVNGEVVLQLYKGHATAIQKTSANSLYSEEFATFGEDEVYDHSHAGGFIRLFSLSSRIRALNEQKK
- the argE gene encoding acetylornithine deacetylase — its product is MKTKLPPFIELYRQLIATPSISATDSALDQSNETLINLLAGWFRDLGFSVEVQPVPGTRHKFNMLARSGLGAGGLLLAGHTDTVPYDDGRWTRDPFTLTEHDNKLYGLGTADMKGFFAFILDALRDVDVTKLSKPLYILATADEETTMAGAKYFSESTQLRPDCAIIGEPTSLKPVRAHKGHLSNVIRIQGQSGHSSDPSRGVNAIELMHESITQLMQLRNTLKNRYNHDGFAIPYPTMNFGHIHGGDAANRICACCELHMDIRPLPGLTLSDLDGLLNEALAPVSERWPGRLTVGELHPPIPGYECPADHELVKVVEKLLGVPTEVVNYCTEAPFIQQLCPTLVLGPGSINQAHQPDEFIDTAFIKPTHALITQIVQHFCH
- a CDS encoding YijD family membrane protein, with the protein product MIEQNPRDKGTLLLAFITGLAINGSFSVLFSTFVPFSIFPLIALGLAAWCLHQRYLNRNMPDGMPSLAAAFFLLGILVYSALVRAEYPDIGSNFIPTILMVALVFWIATRFRRARNKS